From the Tripterygium wilfordii isolate XIE 37 chromosome 6, ASM1340144v1, whole genome shotgun sequence genome, one window contains:
- the LOC120000070 gene encoding uncharacterized protein LOC120000070, with product MASASYLEEIANLRESDLDEVSGARFGDEREEESGQHLLVNRCVTATGEIDERSASGRPAPLKVVRLPRRTYHESGVRFAEPVEEAGTSDHQSLPPIGIETIEADGRPLNFLTKTDASALKGNELLRLKYCYKFPSGVEVKAATFYQRVDWDVPGWVAMYEAPFKLGLRFPLPTLVRDVLRYFRIAPTQLMPNGWRLLLAVECLSERLGRPFGYRELLNCYYLKEHPGDPGRYTFNLFRKKQGHPVLNLTTADRGWKPYFFWVRGEMVFGPGGSDGVPLSWKKASKYSILFISFAID from the coding sequence ATGGCTTCTGCTTCCTATTTGGAAGAAATCGCCAATCTTAGGGAATCTGATTTAGACGAAGTAAGTGGCGCGCGGTTTGGTGATGAAAGGGAAGAGGAGTCCGGACAACATCTGTTGGTTAATAGGTGCGTTACCGCGACTGGGGAAATTGATGAGCGAAGTGCTTCAGGTCGGCCCGCTCCTTTGAAAGTGGTTCGTCTTCCGAGGAGGACTTATCACGAGTCAGGGGTGCGTTTTGCGGAGCCTGTCGAGGAGGCTGGTACAAGTGATCATCAGTCTCTTCCACCCATCGGTATTGAAACGATCGAAGCGGACGGCCGGCCCTTGAACTTTCTGACGAAGACGGATGCTTCGGCTCTGAAAGGGAATGAACTTCTGAGGTTGAAGTATTGTTATAAATTTCCGTCCGGAGTGGAAGTGAAAGCTGCGACTTTTTATCAGAGAGTTGATTGGGATGTTCCGGGATGGGTGGCAATGTATGAAGCTCCGTTCAAACTGGGTCTACGTTTTCCGCTGCCAACGTTAGTACGGGACGTTTTGCGTTACTTCCGCATTGCCCCAACGCAGCTCATGCCGAACGGTTGGAGGCTTCTCTTAGCAGTTGAATGTTTGAGTGAGAGGCTGGGACGTCCGTTCGGGTATCGGGAGCTGTTAAACTGCTATTATTTGAAGGAACATCCAGGAGACCCTGGCCGATATACTTTCAATTTGTTTAGAAAGAAACAGGGCCATCCGGTATTAAACTTGACAACAGCTGACCGAGGGTGGAAACCCTATTTCTTCTGGGTTCGAGGGGAGATGGTATTCGGTCCCGGCGGATCGGACGGAGTTCCTCTTTCTTGGAAGAAAGCTAGTAAGTATAGTATATTGTTCATTTCGTTCGCGATTGACTGA
- the LOC119999882 gene encoding spermidine hydroxycinnamoyl transferase-like, whose translation MLVTLKGSHMVKPTEPTSGNLSLSEWDQIGTINHASIIYFYQKPCQKWLTSSDSIVNSLKDSLSKILVTFYPLAGRLRRIGRGRLELDCNDAGVELIEAESNANLEDFGYFSLSSECECLVPEVDYNVSLEELPLLLIQLTKFQCGGISLCISISHVVADGLSMGHFISEWARTARGEQLQMAPVFDRQALRANWHSPALDGFELDHHPSLQIAQSSYVEQLEKTSDAMLRLTKAQVEKIRNRANDGKMGRPYSRYEALTAHIWRCVSKARGLKPDQRTAVGVCVDSRGRMQPQLPIGYFGNAIVDVAAVSRSGELVEESLGYACRIIREAIEKVNNRYLRSIVNYLEKQEDLTSFQDLYALGSNQGPLYGYPNIGVVSLLTLPVYGKDFGFGKEICVRPGSYDFDGDTVIIPSAEGDGSVIVALCLQSGHMDAFKMYFYQDMF comes from the exons ATGTTGGTGACATTGAAGGGCTCGCATATGGTGAAACCAACAGAGCCTACTAGTGGTAACCTATCACTCTCAGAATGGGATCAAATTGGCACCATCAATCACGCCAGCATAATATACTTCTACCAAAAACCTTGTCAAAAATGGCTCACTTCTTCAGATTCCATAGTCAATTCCTTGAAAGATTCACTAAGCAAGATATTGGTCACATTTTATCCGCTAGCTGGTCGTTTACGCAGGATTGGTCGAGGCCGGCTCGAGCTGGACTGCAATGATGCAGGGGTCGAGCTCATTGAGGCAGAGTCCAATGCTAATCTTGAAGATTTTGGTTATTTTTCATTGTCTTCGGAGTGTGAATGCCTTGTGCCGGAGGTAGACTACAATGTCTCTCTCGAAGAGCTTCCACTGTTGCTAATTCAGCTCACTAAGTTCCAGTGTGGTGGCATTAGCCTCTGCATATCAATATCACATGTGGTCGCTGATGGGCTTAGTATGGGCCACTTCATCTCTGAATGGGCTAGAACTGCTCGTGGCGAGCAGCTGCAGATGGCTCCGGTTTTCGATCGACAAGCACTACGAGCTAACTGGCACTCTCCAGCCCTTGATGGCTTTGAATTGGATCATCATCCGTCTCTGCAGATCGCTCAATCAAGCTATGTAGAACAGCTCGAGAAGACCAGTGATGCAATGCTGAGACTGACCAAGGCCCAAGTGGAGAAGATTCGGAACAGAGCCAATGACGGTAAGATGGGCCGGCCTTACAGTAGGTATGAGGCCTTGACCGCTCACATATGGAGGTGTGTGTCCAAGGCCCGTGGGCTTAAGCCCGATCAGCGGACTGCAGTTGGAGTTTGTGTTGATTCACGTGGGCGTATGCAGCCACAGCTACCGATCGGTTACTTTGGGAATGCCATTGTTGATGTTGCTGCAGTTAGTCGGTCTGGCGAGCTTGTTGAGGAGTCACTCGGATATGCCTGCCGCATTATACGCGAAGCAATCGAAAAG GTGAATAACAGGTATCTGAGGTCAATAGTTAATTACTTGGAGAAGCAAGAGGACTTGACTAGTTTTCAAGATCTATACGCACTGGGTAGCAATCAAGGGCCTCTTTACGGATACCCTAATATTGGTGTGGTAAGCCTGTTGACATTGCCTGTTTATGGCAAGGACTTTGGATTTGGAAAAGAGATTTGTGTGAGACCAGGATCTTATGATTTTGATGGAGATACTGTGATTATACCAAGTGCAGAAGGTGATGGATCTGTGATTGTTGCTCTGTGTTTGCAAAGTGGTCACATGGATGCCTTTAAGATGTATTTTTATCAAGATATGTTTTAA